In the Phaeobacter gallaeciensis genome, one interval contains:
- the fabF gene encoding beta-ketoacyl-ACP synthase II — translation MRRVVVTGLGLVTPLASGVEETWSRLLEGKSGAGPITLFDAHESGVATTYACEVPRGDGTDGTFNPDEFLAPKEQRKVDDFILYGMAAADMAVKDANWTPSDEESLLRTGVMIGSGIGGLSSIADTAVLIKERGPRRVSPFFIPGSLINLASGQVSIRYGFRGPNHSVVTACSTGAHAIGDASRIIRAGDADVMVAGGAEAAICEIGIAGFNACKALSTKYGNDPQSASRPYDEDRDGFVMGEGAGVVVLEEYEHAKARGAKIYAEVLGYGMSGDAYHITAPSESGEGGERAMRAALSNAGLKPTDVDYINAHGTSTMADTIELGAVERMLGDHAGNVTMSSTKSSTGHLLGAAGAIEAIFSILAIRDQVAPPTINLDNPAIESRVDLAPNAKRERKIDVALSNSFGFGGTNASVIFGKPK, via the coding sequence ATGCGTCGAGTAGTTGTCACCGGACTTGGCCTGGTTACCCCTTTGGCCAGCGGGGTAGAAGAAACATGGTCGCGTCTGCTGGAAGGTAAATCCGGCGCCGGGCCGATCACCCTGTTCGATGCCCATGAAAGCGGCGTCGCCACCACCTATGCCTGCGAAGTCCCGCGCGGTGATGGCACCGATGGTACCTTCAACCCCGATGAGTTCCTTGCCCCCAAGGAACAGCGCAAGGTGGATGATTTCATCCTCTATGGCATGGCGGCTGCGGATATGGCCGTCAAGGATGCCAACTGGACCCCAAGCGATGAGGAAAGCCTGCTGCGCACCGGCGTGATGATTGGCTCCGGCATCGGCGGGCTCAGCTCGATCGCAGACACCGCGGTTCTGATCAAGGAACGCGGTCCGCGCCGTGTCTCTCCCTTCTTCATTCCTGGCTCGCTGATCAACCTTGCCTCCGGTCAGGTGTCGATCCGTTATGGCTTCCGCGGCCCGAACCACTCGGTCGTCACCGCCTGTTCCACCGGCGCGCACGCCATCGGTGATGCCAGCCGTATCATCCGGGCAGGCGACGCCGATGTAATGGTCGCCGGCGGCGCCGAGGCGGCAATCTGCGAGATCGGCATCGCGGGCTTCAACGCCTGCAAGGCGCTCAGCACCAAATACGGCAACGATCCGCAATCCGCGAGCCGCCCCTATGATGAGGACCGCGATGGTTTCGTCATGGGCGAGGGCGCCGGCGTGGTGGTGCTGGAAGAATACGAACACGCCAAGGCGCGCGGCGCCAAGATCTATGCCGAGGTCCTGGGTTACGGCATGTCGGGCGACGCCTATCACATCACCGCCCCGTCGGAATCGGGTGAGGGTGGCGAGCGCGCCATGCGGGCCGCGCTGTCCAATGCGGGCCTGAAGCCGACAGACGTGGATTACATCAACGCACATGGCACCTCGACCATGGCCGACACCATCGAGCTGGGCGCGGTTGAGCGGATGCTGGGCGATCACGCGGGCAATGTCACCATGTCCTCCACCAAATCGTCGACCGGTCACCTTCTGGGTGCGGCCGGCGCGATCGAGGCGATCTTCTCGATCCTGGCGATCCGCGATCAGGTGGCACCGCCGACCATCAACCTGGACAACCCCGCCATCGAAAGCCGGGTCGATCTGGCGCCCAACGCCAAACGCGAACGCAAGATCGACGTGGCCCTGTCCAACTCCTTCGGTTTTGGCGGCACCAATGCTTCGGTGATCTTCGGAAAGCCGAAATAA
- a CDS encoding DNA-packaging protein, whose protein sequence is MLNSTLKRPGLKSAAAWIASVPLQLQNRLLESLSDQATRALPYLFEVWAHPHQLPPEGDWRCWVILGGRGAGKTRAGAEWLRAQVEGATPMAVGKARRVALIAETYDQVRDVMIHGDSGLLACSPSDRRPTWKPSERKLIWANGAMAQAFSAHDPEALRGPQFDAAWADELAKWKKGRDCWDMLQFALRLGTHPQVCVTTTPRNTRLLRELLARDSTVQSHAATEANRAHLAPSFLAEVRTRYAGSRLGRQELDGVLLSDVEGALWSAEQLERGRVETAPRLSRVVVAVDPAVSAGKSSDACGIVVAGAITDGPPQDWRAFVLADRTQEGAQPLAWAQAAIRARDEFDADRLVAEVNQGGALVESVLRQVDPMVPFRALHAARGKAARAEPVAALYEQGRVAHLPGLAALEDQMCQMTARGYLGQGSPDRLDALVWALHELMIRPAASLRLPRARLL, encoded by the coding sequence ATGCTGAACTCGACCTTGAAGAGGCCCGGGCTGAAATCTGCCGCCGCCTGGATTGCCTCCGTGCCGCTGCAGTTGCAGAACCGCCTACTGGAGAGCTTGAGTGATCAGGCCACGCGGGCGTTGCCCTATCTGTTTGAGGTCTGGGCGCATCCCCATCAGCTGCCGCCAGAGGGTGATTGGCGTTGCTGGGTGATCCTTGGGGGGCGCGGGGCGGGCAAGACGCGGGCCGGCGCAGAATGGCTGCGGGCGCAGGTCGAGGGGGCGACGCCCATGGCCGTAGGAAAGGCCCGGCGCGTTGCACTGATTGCTGAGACATACGATCAGGTGCGTGATGTGATGATCCACGGCGACAGTGGGCTGCTGGCTTGCTCTCCCTCGGATCGCCGTCCGACGTGGAAGCCGAGCGAGCGCAAGTTGATCTGGGCCAATGGCGCGATGGCGCAGGCCTTTTCCGCCCATGATCCCGAGGCCCTGCGCGGCCCGCAGTTCGATGCGGCCTGGGCGGACGAACTGGCCAAGTGGAAAAAGGGTAGGGATTGCTGGGATATGCTGCAATTTGCCTTGCGGCTTGGCACGCACCCGCAGGTCTGCGTCACCACAACGCCCCGCAACACGCGGCTGCTGCGGGAGTTGCTGGCGCGGGACAGCACGGTACAAAGCCACGCCGCGACCGAGGCAAACCGGGCGCATCTGGCGCCCTCCTTCCTGGCAGAGGTCCGCACGCGCTATGCCGGATCGCGGCTGGGGCGGCAGGAACTGGACGGGGTGCTGCTCTCGGATGTGGAGGGGGCGCTTTGGTCGGCGGAACAGTTGGAGAGGGGCCGGGTCGAGACTGCCCCGCGGCTGAGCCGGGTGGTGGTGGCGGTGGACCCTGCGGTCAGCGCCGGAAAATCCTCGGACGCTTGCGGTATCGTGGTGGCCGGTGCCATCACCGACGGGCCGCCACAGGATTGGCGGGCTTTCGTGCTGGCCGACCGCACCCAGGAGGGCGCCCAACCGCTGGCCTGGGCCCAGGCGGCGATCCGCGCGCGCGACGAATTCGACGCCGACCGGCTGGTGGCCGAGGTCAATCAGGGCGGCGCGCTGGTCGAAAGCGTATTGCGGCAGGTGGATCCAATGGTGCCCTTTCGCGCCCTGCACGCAGCGCGCGGCAAGGCGGCGCGGGCGGAACCGGTCGCGGCGCTTTATGAACAGGGACGGGTGGCGCATCTGCCGGGGCTCGCTGCGCTCGAAGATCAGATGTGCCAGATGACGGCACGGGGATATCTGGGCCAGGGATCGCCGGATCGGCTGGATGCGTTGGTCTGGGCCCTGCACGAATTGATGATCCGTCCTGCCGCCTCTCTGCGCCTGCCACGGGCGCGTCTGCTCTGA
- a CDS encoding phage portal protein: MVFDLLRRKTRAAEPPVQQKASAAARVVNWHGLGGVSWSPRDAVSLTRSGFAGNPVGFRAVKLISEAAASLPLILQDATQRYDNHPLLTLLARPNPAQSRSDLIEALIGYTLLSGNAYVEAVAGEEGLPAELHVLRPDRISVVPGGDGWPVAYDYAVGGRKHRFAATGTRSPICHIRSFHPQDDHYGLAPLQAAATAVDVHNAASRWSKALLDNAARPSGALVWSGSDGQGMMPEDQFRRLSDEIETNFQGARNAGRPMVLEGGLDWKPMGFSPSDMEFQQTKEAAAREIALAFGVPPMLLGLPGDAAYANYQEANRAFYRLTVLPLAGRVATALSDWLSGFTGEALELKPDLDQVTALAAEREAQWRRISSADFLSRDEKRRLLGLPPLAEGETDV; encoded by the coding sequence ATGGTCTTTGACCTCCTGCGGCGCAAGACACGGGCAGCCGAACCCCCGGTGCAGCAGAAAGCAAGCGCGGCGGCCCGCGTGGTGAACTGGCACGGGCTGGGCGGTGTCAGCTGGAGTCCGCGCGACGCCGTCTCGCTGACCCGCAGCGGTTTTGCAGGCAATCCAGTGGGATTTCGCGCCGTCAAATTGATCTCCGAGGCGGCTGCCTCTTTGCCGCTGATCCTGCAGGATGCGACGCAACGCTATGACAACCATCCGCTGCTGACCCTGCTCGCACGGCCAAATCCGGCGCAATCCCGCTCGGACCTGATCGAGGCGCTGATCGGGTATACCCTGTTGTCTGGCAATGCCTACGTCGAGGCGGTAGCCGGGGAGGAGGGACTACCGGCAGAACTGCACGTGCTGCGCCCAGACCGGATCAGCGTCGTGCCGGGGGGCGATGGCTGGCCGGTGGCCTATGATTATGCGGTGGGTGGGCGCAAGCACCGGTTTGCCGCCACTGGCACCCGCAGCCCGATCTGCCACATCCGCAGTTTCCACCCGCAGGACGACCACTACGGGCTTGCACCCTTGCAGGCGGCTGCGACGGCTGTGGACGTTCACAACGCTGCCTCGCGCTGGTCCAAGGCGCTGCTGGATAATGCTGCCCGTCCATCCGGGGCGCTGGTCTGGTCCGGCAGCGATGGGCAGGGCATGATGCCCGAGGATCAGTTTCGCCGGTTAAGCGATGAAATTGAAACGAATTTTCAGGGTGCACGCAATGCTGGCCGCCCGATGGTTCTGGAAGGCGGCCTTGACTGGAAACCGATGGGGTTTTCGCCCTCGGACATGGAATTTCAGCAAACCAAGGAAGCCGCTGCGCGGGAAATCGCCCTGGCATTCGGGGTGCCGCCGATGCTGCTGGGCCTGCCCGGCGATGCTGCCTACGCCAATTATCAAGAGGCAAACCGCGCGTTTTACCGGCTGACCGTGCTGCCGCTGGCGGGCCGTGTGGCAACGGCGCTTTCGGATTGGCTGTCGGGATTTACGGGTGAGGCGCTGGAGTTGAAACCAGACCTTGATCAGGTGACGGCCCTTGCGGCCGAGCGCGAGGCGCAGTGGCGCCGGATCTCCAGCGCCGATTTCCTGAGCCGGGATGAAAAACGCCGCCTGCTGGGCCTGCCGCCGCTGGCAGAGGGAGAGACGGATGTCTGA
- the fabG gene encoding 3-oxoacyl-ACP reductase FabG: MFDLTGKTALITGASGGIGGDIARALHAAGATVALSGTREEPLKALAEELGERAFVLPCNLSDADAVEALPKQAAEAMGSVDILVNNAGITKDNLFMRMKDEEWQSVLDVNLTSTMRLCRGVLRGMMKARWGRIINISSVVGATGNPGQANYAASKAGMVGMSKSLAYEVANRGITVNAVAPGFIATAMTDKLNDNQKDAILTQIPAGRMGDSKEIAAAVLYLASAEAAYVTGSTLHVNGGMAML; encoded by the coding sequence ATGTTTGATCTGACTGGCAAGACTGCCCTCATCACCGGCGCATCCGGCGGTATTGGCGGCGATATCGCCCGCGCGCTGCATGCTGCTGGCGCCACTGTTGCCCTTTCCGGCACCCGCGAAGAGCCGTTGAAGGCCCTAGCCGAGGAATTGGGCGAGCGCGCCTTTGTGCTGCCTTGCAATCTTAGCGACGCGGACGCCGTCGAAGCGCTGCCGAAACAGGCGGCCGAGGCAATGGGCTCCGTTGATATCCTCGTGAACAACGCAGGCATCACCAAAGACAACCTGTTCATGCGCATGAAGGATGAGGAATGGCAGAGCGTTCTGGACGTGAACCTCACGTCCACCATGCGCCTGTGCCGGGGCGTGCTGCGCGGCATGATGAAGGCGCGCTGGGGCCGGATCATCAATATTTCCTCAGTGGTCGGTGCAACCGGCAACCCGGGGCAGGCCAACTACGCAGCCTCCAAGGCCGGTATGGTCGGCATGTCCAAATCCCTCGCCTATGAAGTGGCCAACCGGGGCATCACCGTCAATGCGGTTGCCCCCGGTTTCATTGCCACGGCGATGACCGACAAGCTGAACGACAACCAAAAGGATGCGATCCTGACCCAGATCCCAGCAGGCCGCATGGGAGATTCGAAAGAGATCGCTGCCGCGGTTCTGTATCTTGCCAGCGCCGAGGCCGCATATGTGACCGGCAGCACTCTGCACGTGAATGGCGGTATGGCGATGCTGTGA
- a CDS encoding acyl carrier protein: MSDVADRVKKIVVEHLGVEEAKVTENASFIDDLGADSLDTVELVMAFEEEFGIEIPDDAAETIQTFGDAVKFITEAS; this comes from the coding sequence ATGAGCGACGTCGCAGACCGCGTGAAAAAGATCGTTGTAGAGCACCTGGGTGTTGAAGAAGCCAAAGTGACCGAGAATGCCTCGTTCATCGACGACCTGGGCGCAGACAGCCTGGACACGGTCGAGCTGGTTATGGCCTTTGAAGAAGAGTTCGGAATCGAAATTCCGGACGATGCAGCCGAAACCATCCAGACCTTCGGCGACGCAGTGAAATTCATCACTGAAGCTTCCTAA
- a CDS encoding GTA head formation protein, RCAP_rcc01685 family gives MSEIPLPPFDCSPGLRLSAHERVTEIQNQAMNRRLERMEQMMERLEKRLWLTVYGVAAVILAQAFQSFLVGL, from the coding sequence ATGTCTGAGATACCCTTGCCTCCGTTTGATTGTTCTCCGGGATTGCGGCTGTCTGCACATGAACGCGTCACCGAGATTCAGAACCAGGCGATGAACCGCAGGCTGGAGCGGATGGAGCAGATGATGGAACGGTTGGAAAAACGCCTGTGGCTGACTGTTTACGGCGTCGCCGCGGTGATCCTGGCGCAGGCGTTTCAATCCTTTCTGGTCGGTCTTTGA
- the fabD gene encoding ACP S-malonyltransferase translates to MTVAFVFPGQGAQTIGMGKELAEAYPAAKVVFDEVDAALGESLSNLIWEGDIETLTLTRNAQPALMATSMAAMRALEAEGVTINKAAFVAGHSLGEYSALAAAGAISVADTARLLRTRGAAMQDAVPVGEGAMAAILGLDLDAVRAVAEEAAQGEVCQAANDNDPTQVVVSGSKAAVERAAVIAKEKGAKRAVMLPVSAPFHCALMQPAADVMAEALAGVEIKAPAVPLIANVRADEVTDPDTIRQLLVEQVTGSVRWRESVQAMAAKGVTEFWEIGAGKALSGMIRKIDRSLTCRQFGTAEGVKAAVEG, encoded by the coding sequence ATGACTGTCGCATTCGTGTTTCCCGGGCAGGGTGCCCAGACAATCGGTATGGGCAAGGAGTTGGCCGAGGCCTATCCCGCCGCAAAAGTGGTGTTTGACGAGGTCGACGCGGCGCTGGGGGAATCCCTTAGCAACCTGATCTGGGAGGGCGATATCGAGACCCTGACCCTGACTCGCAATGCCCAGCCGGCGCTAATGGCGACCTCCATGGCCGCGATGCGCGCACTTGAGGCCGAAGGTGTCACCATCAACAAGGCCGCTTTTGTCGCCGGGCATTCGCTGGGGGAATATTCCGCGCTGGCTGCCGCTGGGGCGATCTCGGTTGCCGATACCGCGCGTCTGCTGCGCACCCGCGGCGCTGCCATGCAGGACGCCGTGCCGGTGGGCGAGGGCGCCATGGCCGCGATCCTGGGGCTGGATCTTGACGCAGTGCGGGCCGTTGCCGAAGAGGCCGCTCAGGGTGAGGTTTGCCAGGCTGCCAATGATAACGACCCGACGCAGGTTGTGGTCTCTGGATCCAAGGCCGCTGTTGAGCGCGCCGCCGTGATTGCCAAGGAAAAGGGCGCCAAGCGCGCCGTGATGCTGCCGGTCAGTGCCCCGTTCCACTGCGCGCTGATGCAGCCTGCCGCCGATGTGATGGCCGAGGCCTTGGCTGGTGTTGAGATCAAAGCCCCTGCCGTGCCGCTGATCGCCAATGTGCGCGCTGATGAGGTGACCGATCCCGATACCATCCGCCAGCTGCTGGTCGAGCAGGTCACCGGTTCGGTGCGCTGGCGCGAAAGCGTGCAGGCGATGGCCGCCAAAGGTGTGACCGAGTTCTGGGAAATCGGCGCGGGCAAGGCCCTGTCCGGTATGATCCGCAAGATCGATCGCAGCCTGACTTGCCGTCAGTTCGGCACCGCCGAGGGCGTCAAAGCAGCGGTTGAAGGCTGA
- a CDS encoding HisA/HisF-related TIM barrel protein: MMIYPTMELMNGGCVTLDKGRLEEPVLWHVDPVKTAKDFAAAGAEWMHLTDFNAVQGDDSNAALVEEIIRSVGIPVQLGGGLRSREQVEHWIDLGAGRVTVSTLAARDPALVSELAKQHPDQIVLAVDVWQGQVMTEGWRQSGAFSPEAYIAAFENAPFAAILVTDIDSDMSEVEAQLGLISGLAAEAKAPVIASGVVRNVDDISRLKYIPNIAGALVGRALFRKTLTLEEALETARPQPEPVAEFR; this comes from the coding sequence ATGATGATCTACCCCACGATGGAGCTGATGAACGGCGGTTGCGTAACGCTGGACAAGGGGCGCCTGGAGGAACCGGTTCTTTGGCATGTGGATCCGGTCAAGACGGCCAAGGATTTTGCGGCCGCCGGAGCGGAATGGATGCATCTGACCGACTTCAATGCGGTGCAGGGCGATGATTCCAATGCTGCGCTGGTCGAGGAAATCATCCGCAGCGTCGGCATTCCGGTGCAACTGGGGGGTGGCCTGCGCAGCCGCGAGCAGGTCGAGCACTGGATCGACCTTGGTGCCGGGCGGGTCACCGTCAGCACCCTGGCCGCGCGGGATCCGGCGCTGGTCAGCGAATTGGCCAAGCAACACCCCGATCAGATCGTGCTCGCGGTGGATGTCTGGCAGGGGCAGGTGATGACCGAAGGCTGGCGTCAATCCGGTGCGTTCTCTCCCGAAGCCTATATCGCCGCCTTTGAAAACGCGCCTTTCGCGGCAATCCTGGTCACCGATATCGACAGCGACATGTCCGAGGTCGAGGCGCAGCTGGGTCTGATTTCCGGCCTAGCAGCCGAGGCGAAAGCGCCGGTCATCGCCAGCGGCGTGGTGCGCAACGTGGATGACATTTCGCGGTTGAAATACATCCCCAATATTGCCGGTGCCTTGGTCGGGCGGGCGCTGTTCCGCAAGACGCTGACGCTTGAGGAAGCGCTGGAAACCGCCCGTCCGCAACCCGAACCCGTCGCGGAATTTCGCTAA
- the mltG gene encoding endolytic transglycosylase MltG, which produces MWRALASNMLTVLIVALFLLGGVIMWGQSQYTSEGPLEQAICLRVKSGSNMTRVSRTLEDQGAVTSGALFRVGVKYSDKASLLKAGSYLVQPGASMEEIVDQITRGGASTCGTEIVYRVGVTRVLAEVRELDPASNRFVERAEFNPAEDEAPAEYLEKKAEADTRFRIALAEGVTSWQVTEALKSMDILEGDPGERPPEGMLAPDSYEVTPGDERAAILAEMQERQVLRINAAWEGRSADAAVETPEEMLILASIIEKETGVAEERGQVASVFTNRLKRGMRLQTDPTVIYGVTQGEGVLGRGLRQSELRRVTPWNTYVIEGLPPTPIANPGFASLEAAVNPDETDYLFFVADGTGGHAFAETLAEHNRNVVKWRQIEAERSSD; this is translated from the coding sequence ATGTGGCGCGCACTGGCCTCCAACATGCTGACGGTCCTCATCGTGGCGTTGTTCCTCTTGGGCGGCGTCATCATGTGGGGCCAGTCGCAATACACCTCTGAGGGACCGCTGGAGCAGGCCATCTGCCTGCGCGTCAAAAGCGGCTCCAACATGACCCGCGTGTCCCGCACGCTGGAGGATCAGGGCGCGGTGACCTCCGGGGCCCTGTTCCGGGTTGGTGTGAAATACAGCGACAAGGCATCGCTGCTGAAGGCAGGTAGCTACCTGGTACAACCCGGCGCCTCGATGGAGGAGATCGTCGATCAGATCACCCGTGGCGGCGCCAGCACCTGCGGCACCGAGATCGTCTATCGCGTCGGCGTCACCCGGGTTCTGGCTGAGGTGCGCGAATTGGATCCGGCCAGCAACCGGTTCGTGGAGCGGGCAGAGTTCAACCCCGCCGAGGACGAAGCGCCCGCCGAATACCTTGAGAAAAAGGCCGAAGCCGACACCCGGTTCCGCATCGCACTGGCCGAAGGTGTGACCAGCTGGCAGGTGACCGAGGCGCTGAAGTCCATGGATATCCTTGAAGGCGATCCCGGTGAGCGCCCGCCCGAGGGCATGCTGGCGCCGGACAGCTATGAGGTCACGCCCGGTGATGAGCGGGCAGCGATCCTTGCAGAAATGCAGGAACGTCAAGTCCTGCGCATCAATGCCGCCTGGGAAGGTCGCTCTGCGGATGCTGCTGTGGAAACGCCCGAAGAGATGCTGATCCTCGCCTCGATCATCGAAAAGGAAACCGGTGTTGCCGAGGAACGTGGGCAAGTGGCCAGCGTCTTTACCAACCGTCTGAAACGCGGCATGCGTTTGCAGACAGACCCGACGGTGATCTACGGTGTCACTCAAGGCGAGGGCGTGCTGGGACGTGGTCTGCGTCAAAGCGAGCTGCGCCGGGTAACGCCTTGGAATACGTATGTCATCGAAGGGTTGCCGCCGACCCCAATTGCCAACCCTGGCTTTGCCAGCCTGGAGGCCGCGGTCAATCCGGATGAAACGGATTACCTGTTCTTCGTCGCTGATGGCACGGGTGGCCATGCCTTTGCCGAAACCCTGGCCGAACACAACCGCAACGTGGTCAAGTGGCGCCAGATCGAGGCAGAGCGTAGCAGCGATTGA
- a CDS encoding HK97 family phage prohead protease — protein MPPEMELEHKFAKGGGGIALAADNVVRGYASLFGEVDQGGDVVMPGAYGASLQALASRDCKVKMLWQHDPAQPIGVWDEVREDARGLWVSGRVLTDTRRGAEAVSLITAGAIDGLSIGYRTVKATRRAGGGRQLTELDLWEVSLVTFPMLATARVSAKSRRGADEALRTLAAELRDACADAEGIPGAQNLHNTGQADEQSQQSG, from the coding sequence ATGCCACCTGAAATGGAATTGGAGCATAAGTTTGCCAAAGGCGGCGGCGGGATTGCCCTTGCGGCGGACAATGTCGTGCGGGGCTACGCCAGCCTGTTTGGCGAGGTCGATCAGGGCGGCGATGTGGTGATGCCCGGGGCCTATGGTGCCTCGTTGCAGGCACTGGCTTCGCGGGACTGCAAGGTCAAGATGCTGTGGCAGCACGATCCTGCGCAGCCCATTGGGGTCTGGGACGAGGTACGCGAAGATGCGCGTGGCCTTTGGGTCAGCGGCCGGGTCCTGACCGATACCCGCCGCGGCGCCGAAGCGGTGTCCCTGATCACGGCCGGGGCCATTGACGGGCTGTCGATTGGCTATCGCACGGTCAAGGCGACCCGGCGGGCCGGCGGCGGACGGCAACTGACCGAGTTGGATCTCTGGGAGGTTTCGCTGGTGACCTTCCCGATGCTGGCGACGGCCCGGGTGTCGGCAAAATCGCGGCGTGGCGCAGATGAGGCTCTGCGGACCCTCGCGGCTGAGCTGCGCGATGCCTGCGCGGATGCCGAGGGGATCCCGGGCGCGCAAAACCTTCACAACACAGGACAGGCAGATGAGCAATCACAACAGTCCGGCTGA
- a CDS encoding phage major capsid protein, giving the protein MSNHNSPADTGDTAPLAQEVRQAVSGFVKDFRGFRGEVQEKLKQVDARMTMLDRKSLVVNRPQLAAGEDIGAPHNKAFGSYLRSGDESALRGLDLDGKSLSTVVNSDGGYLADPQTADTVKSVLQSTASIRAVASVVNVEATSFDVLIDHTDVEAGWARETDPTVETSTPSIDRITIPLHELSALPKASQRLLDDSAFDIEGWLAGRIADKFARSEAAAFLSGDGIDKPTGILAHPAVDNSSWSWGSLGYVATGTDGGIGTGDAIVDLVYALGARYRANASFVMNSKTAGVIRKLKDADGRFLWSDGLAAGEPARLMGYPVLVAEDMPDVASDSYAVAFGDFAAGYTIAERPDLRVLRDPFSAKPHVLFYATKRIGGDVSDFAAIKLMKFGLS; this is encoded by the coding sequence ATGAGCAATCACAACAGTCCGGCTGACACCGGAGATACGGCGCCTCTGGCGCAGGAAGTCCGGCAGGCGGTTTCCGGCTTTGTCAAAGACTTCAGGGGGTTCCGGGGTGAAGTGCAGGAAAAACTGAAACAGGTGGACGCGCGAATGACAATGCTGGATCGAAAATCTCTGGTGGTGAACCGACCGCAACTGGCGGCAGGCGAAGACATTGGCGCCCCGCATAATAAGGCCTTTGGCAGCTATCTGCGATCAGGGGATGAGAGCGCGTTGCGCGGGCTGGATCTCGACGGTAAATCCCTGTCCACCGTGGTCAACAGCGATGGCGGCTACCTGGCGGATCCGCAAACGGCGGACACGGTGAAATCGGTGCTGCAATCGACAGCCTCGATCCGGGCCGTGGCCTCGGTCGTGAATGTCGAAGCGACCTCGTTCGATGTGCTGATCGATCATACGGATGTGGAGGCAGGCTGGGCCAGAGAAACCGATCCCACGGTCGAAACCAGCACGCCCTCCATTGACCGGATCACCATCCCGCTGCATGAACTCAGCGCCTTGCCTAAGGCCTCGCAACGGCTGCTGGACGACAGCGCCTTTGACATCGAAGGCTGGCTGGCCGGACGTATCGCCGACAAATTCGCCCGCTCCGAGGCGGCGGCCTTTCTGAGCGGTGACGGGATCGACAAACCCACCGGGATTCTGGCCCACCCGGCGGTCGACAATAGCAGCTGGAGCTGGGGCAGCCTTGGTTATGTGGCGACGGGCACCGATGGGGGCATCGGCACGGGCGATGCGATTGTCGATCTGGTCTATGCGCTGGGGGCGCGCTACCGGGCCAATGCGAGTTTTGTGATGAATTCCAAGACCGCCGGGGTGATCCGCAAGCTGAAGGACGCTGACGGCCGCTTTCTGTGGTCCGACGGTCTGGCTGCGGGCGAACCGGCGCGGCTAATGGGCTATCCGGTGCTGGTGGCCGAGGACATGCCCGATGTGGCCTCAGACAGCTACGCGGTGGCCTTTGGCGATTTTGCGGCCGGCTACACAATTGCCGAACGGCCCGACCTCAGGGTGCTGCGCGATCCCTTCAGCGCCAAACCGCATGTGCTGTTTTACGCCACCAAACGCATCGGCGGTGATGTCAGCGATTTTGCGGCCATCAAACTGATGAAATTCGGCCTGAGCTAA